In one Coriobacteriia bacterium genomic region, the following are encoded:
- a CDS encoding rod shape-determining protein (functions in MreBCD complex in some organisms), with protein sequence MSLTDRLFGNFGSDMAIDLGTANTLVSVRGQGIVINEPSVVAIEKQDQRVLAVGTDAKEMLGRTPGSIIAMRPLKDGVIADFDVTEAMLRYFISRAQGKRMPWHPKPRVVVCVPSGVTSVEKRAVFEATITAGARQAFLIEEPMAAAIGAGLPVDSPTGSMVVDIGGGTTEVAVISMGGIVNATSIRIAGDAFDAAVVQYAKTHYNIAIGERTAEEIKITIGSAAPLVEEVDVEVRGRDLLSGLPRTVRIESEDVREALEEPIAKMIQAVKDTLDETPPDLASDLMEYGITLTGGGGMLRGLDERLRAEIGVPVHVSETALINVVEGCAMVLEAPDFLSQSYMQQR encoded by the coding sequence ATGTCGCTGACAGACAGACTCTTTGGCAATTTCGGTAGCGATATGGCTATCGACCTTGGTACGGCTAATACGCTCGTGTCCGTGCGAGGTCAGGGCATTGTCATCAACGAGCCTTCGGTCGTTGCCATCGAGAAGCAGGACCAGCGCGTTCTGGCCGTTGGCACCGATGCCAAGGAGATGCTCGGCCGCACGCCGGGCAGCATCATCGCCATGCGTCCACTCAAGGACGGCGTCATTGCCGACTTTGACGTGACCGAGGCCATGCTCCGTTACTTCATCTCGCGCGCCCAGGGCAAGCGCATGCCGTGGCATCCCAAGCCGCGCGTCGTCGTCTGCGTTCCCAGCGGCGTCACTTCCGTCGAGAAGCGCGCCGTCTTCGAGGCGACCATCACGGCTGGCGCACGTCAGGCCTTCCTCATCGAGGAGCCCATGGCCGCCGCCATCGGCGCGGGGCTGCCCGTCGATAGCCCGACCGGTTCCATGGTCGTCGACATCGGTGGCGGTACGACCGAGGTCGCCGTCATCAGCATGGGCGGCATCGTCAACGCGACATCCATCCGTATCGCGGGCGATGCGTTTGACGCGGCTGTCGTGCAGTACGCCAAGACCCACTACAACATTGCCATCGGTGAGCGCACGGCAGAGGAAATCAAAATCACCATCGGCTCGGCGGCACCGCTTGTCGAGGAAGTCGATGTTGAGGTGCGCGGTCGTGACCTTTTATCGGGCCTGCCGCGAACCGTGCGAATTGAAAGCGAAGATGTGCGAGAGGCTCTCGAGGAGCCCATTGCCAAGATGATTCAGGCGGTCAAGGACACGCTTGACGAGACGCCGCCTGATCTGGCGAGCGACCTCATGGAATACGGCATTACGCTCACGGGCGGTGGCGGTATGTTACGCGGCCTCGACGAGCGCTTACGCGCCGAGATCGGTGTTCCCG
- a CDS encoding nucleoside-diphosphate kinase, which translates to MIEKTYTMIKPDGVRNGHIGEIVNRFERVGLTVERMELGMVSEELAKANYAEHEGKPFYEGLIAYITSGPVVKMVVSGENAVATVRKLMGATNPADAAPGTIRGDFGLTMDENVIHGSDSVASAEREIGVFFG; encoded by the coding sequence ATGATCGAGAAGACTTACACCATGATTAAGCCGGACGGCGTTCGCAACGGTCACATCGGCGAGATCGTGAACCGTTTCGAGCGCGTGGGCCTCACCGTCGAGCGCATGGAGCTCGGCATGGTGAGCGAGGAGCTCGCCAAGGCCAACTACGCCGAGCATGAGGGCAAGCCCTTCTACGAGGGTCTCATCGCCTACATCACGAGCGGTCCGGTTGTGAAGATGGTCGTGAGTGGCGAGAACGCCGTTGCTACCGTGCGCAAGCTCATGGGCGCCACCAACCCGGCTGATGCCGCTCCGGGCACGATTCGCGGCGACTTCGGCTTGACCATGGACGAGAACGTCATCCATGGCAGTGATTCCGTTGCCAGCGCCGAGCGCGAGATCGGCGTCTTCTTCGGCTAG